One window of Athalia rosae chromosome 2, iyAthRosa1.1, whole genome shotgun sequence genomic DNA carries:
- the LOC105692489 gene encoding sensory neuron membrane protein 2-like, whose product MVSIAACIITVIGTLITVASFLFAILYLPDIIEDRVLESVKLIEGTEAFERWETTPLPVDFKVHFFHVLNVEDVQHGETPVVKEVGPYVYKQYRRKINITREDDILSYYQRQHYEFDAEASYPLTDTDEITILNLPLMSILLTTERLHGSGSTELFVLNTVIRYLFNEPTSIFLTTTPRDFLFDGIYINCNDTRYLQKRVCDEIGANAPPTLPRLEDGRFRFSLLGHKNTSHDGRYSLNSGIHDARALGEIVTWENSDTLSTWLENSTCNNIIGTDGSVFPPYRTEESVINVFSTDICRSMRLEYNTTTTLAGIKGLRYAVVDTALASPRNNPENECFCLNQTLGITGDDGCLLDGALELLNCQGAPVVLSFPHFYDADEAYQNGVIGLNPVESKHRMFLDLEPTSGTLLRGNTRVQFNMFSKPISRIKLTENLNTTLMPIVWISEGIVLNGELIGVLNRTLFDVLTLVSTIEWVVIIAGMLLFTGGVIWLLLSIVQNKKKA is encoded by the exons ATGGTGTCAATTGCAGCTTGTATCATTACGGTAATCGGTACTCTAATTACCGTAGCTAGTTTTTTGTTCGCAATTCTTTACTTGCCGGATATCATTGAGGACAGAGTGTTAGAG tcaGTTAAATTGATAGAAGGTACAGAAGCATTCGAACGATGGGAAACTACACCGCTTCCAGTTGATTTCAAAGTACATTTTTTCCACGTCCTAAATGTTGAGGATGTTCAGCATGGAGAAACTCCAGTGGTCAAGGAAGTTGGTCCTTACGTATACAA ACAGTATAGAAGAAAGATCAATATCACGAGAGAAGACGATATCCTTTCTTATTATCAACGGCAGCATTATGAATTCGATGCAGAAGCTTCTTATCCGTTGACTGATACCGATGAAATAACGATATTAAATTTACCGCTCATG tcaATACTTTTAACGACCGAAAGATTACATGGAAGCGGTTCCACCGAATTGTTCGTATTGAACACCGTCATAcgatatttattcaacgaaccaacgtcaatttttctcacgaCCACGCCACGAGATTTTCTGTTCGATGGCATTTACATCAATTGCAACGACACTCGGTATCTCCAGAAACGTGTTTGCGATGAAATTGGGGCAAACGCTCCACCAACCCTTCCGCGATTGGAAGATGGTCGCTTTCGTTTCAGTCTTCTCGGTCAC AAAAACACCTCTCACGATGGTCGCTATTCCCTAAATAGTGGGATTCACGACGCCAGGGCTCTCGGGGAGATTGTGACATGGGAAAATTCTGATACTTTGAGTACCTGGCTGGAAAATTCTACGTGTAACAATATTATCGGTACTGACGGAAGCGTTTTCCCGCCGTACAGAACCGAAGAATCAGTCATCAACGTTTTTAGTACCGATATTTGCAG GTCTATGAGGCTGGAGTATAATACAACCACGACACTCGCCGGAATAAAAGGTCTCAGATACGCCGTAGTTGATACGGCGTTGGCATCTCCGCGAAATAATCCAGAAAATGAATGTTTCTGTTTAAATCAAACCCTCGGTATCACCGGCGACGATGGGTGCCTATTGGACGGTGCTTTGGAGCTTTTGAACTGTCAAG GGGCTCCAGTGGTGCTCTCATTTCCTCACTTTTACGATGCTGATGAGGCCTACCAAAACGGGGTGATAGGATTGAACCCGGTCGAATCCAAGCACCGTATGTTCTTGGACTTGGAACCG ACCTCTGGGACCTTACTTCGTGGTAACACGAGAGTGCAATTCAACATGTTCAGCAAGCCGATCAGTCGCATAAAGTTAACTGAGAATTTGAACACCACTCTGATGCCGATCGTCTGGATCAGCGAG GGTATAGTATTGAACGGAGAATTAATCGGCGTGCTGAATAGAACTCTGTTCGATGTCCTCACCCTCGTATCAACGATAGAATGGGTTGTGATCATAGCTGGAATGCTCCTATTTACCGGCGGTGTGATCTGGTTGCTCTTATCAATTGtccaaaataagaaaaaagcctAA
- the LOC125499977 gene encoding pyrimidine-specific ribonucleoside hydrolase RihA-like isoform X2: MIVDMDGVGDDIIGLCIALRAESLDGGPKVIAITCVNGNTYARNCAMNVLKTLKLFNRLDIPVYVGAEHPILLPYYKNISFYGRDGLNDFHYPDPPSPSLIKNTNAVIAMIDIVRRNPGKVTIVAMAPLTNIAIAIRLYPNLLLDAQQVLVMGGATNGHGNIIPGVDANSYADPAAGYVLFNGACKSNPIHLVPLETTIAVRVRMDFRLALTTKKNPIGWLIDNAEGSALDRNAEYWFCPDAVAMVVATTLGCIVTKSAYYHMEAIYEGERTAGLTIVDFGNVTEKEPNINLIQEINSETYHQLLTRYLS, from the exons ATGATCGTCGACATGGACGGTGTGGGAGACGATATTATTGGGCTTTGTATCGCACTGCGAGCAGAATCATTGGATGGTGGCCCTAAAGTAATTGCAATCACATGCGTGAATGGTAATACCTACGCACGTAATTGCGCCATGAACGTTTTGAAAACactgaaattattcaacagaCTCGAT ATTCCAGTCTACGTTGGTGCAGAACACCCCATACTGTTACCATATTACAAGAACATTTCGTTCTACGGTAGAGATGGCCTGAACGATTTTCACTACCCCGATCCTCCATCGCCAAGTTTGATAAAAAACACAAACGCTGtgatcgcgatgatcgacatcGTTAGAAGGAACCCAG GCAAAGTAACGATCGTAGCGATGGCACCGCTGACGAACATTGCGATAGCGATCAGGTTGTATCCGAATTTGCTCCTAGATGCTCAGCAAGTGCTTGTTATGGGTGGTGCCACAAATGGCCATGGGAATATAATCCCCGGTGTCGACGCAAACTCATATGCCGATCCGGCAGCAGGCTACGTGCTTTTTAACGGCGCCTGCAAGTCAAACCCCATCCATTTGGTACCGCTAGAAACGACCATCGCAGTTCGCGTTAGGATG GATTTCAGACTGGCTTTGACAACCAAGAAGAATCCAATAGGGTGGCTAATCGATAACGCGGAAGGTTCAGCTTTGGATCGAAATGCTGAATATTGGTTTTGTCCCGACGCTGTCGCTATGGTTGTAGCGACGACCTTGGGTTGTATCGTCACAAAATCGGCATATTATCACATGGAGGCGATTTACGAGGGTGAAAGAACAGCGGGATTGACCATTGTAGACTTTGGAAATGTCACCGAAAAAGAACCAAATATCAATCTCATTCAGGAGATCAATAGCGAAACGTACCACCAATTGCTGACCAGATATTTGAGTTGA
- the LOC105692519 gene encoding lysozyme C, milk isozyme-like, with protein sequence MKSGRSSLFVLVVIFGFTSTKIYDRCDLARELWKRLDGNRDQVPTWVCIAFYESNFNTSAIGRLNGNWSWDHGLFQLSDRYWCGRNGVAGVCKVPCLSFRDDDLEDDLRCIEIIFKEHQKLSGNGFSAWATHRMCRGQNAQKFIEGCANTH encoded by the coding sequence ATGAAAAGCGGTCGCTCATCGCTCTTCGTTCTCGTCGTGATCTTCGGTTTCACCTCGACCAAGATTTACGACCGGTGTGACCTTGCCCGCGAGTTGTGGAAAAGACTGGATGGTAATCGGGATCAAGTTCCCACGTGGGTTTGCATCGCATTTTACGAATCGAATTTCAACacatcggcgatcggccgttTGAATGGCAACTGGTCCTGGGATCACGGTTTATTTCAACTTAGCGATCGTTACTGGTGCGGAAGAAACGGCGTAGCGGGAGTCTGCAAAGTTCCATGCTTGTCGTTCAGGGATGACGACCTCGAGGACGACTTACGATGCATCGAGATCATATTTAAAGAACACCAGAAATTGTCCGGCAACGGTTTCAGCGCATGGGCTACCCACAGAATGTGTCGAGGACAGAATGCCCAAAAGTTCATTGAAGGATGCGCCAACACACATTAG
- the LOC125499977 gene encoding pyrimidine-specific ribonucleoside hydrolase RihA-like isoform X1, whose translation MKFENKLQEIWIFGLIILAAVSAISQPPTECGNRYGIQPTREMIVDMDGVGDDIIGLCIALRAESLDGGPKVIAITCVNGNTYARNCAMNVLKTLKLFNRLDIPVYVGAEHPILLPYYKNISFYGRDGLNDFHYPDPPSPSLIKNTNAVIAMIDIVRRNPGKVTIVAMAPLTNIAIAIRLYPNLLLDAQQVLVMGGATNGHGNIIPGVDANSYADPAAGYVLFNGACKSNPIHLVPLETTIAVRVRMDFRLALTTKKNPIGWLIDNAEGSALDRNAEYWFCPDAVAMVVATTLGCIVTKSAYYHMEAIYEGERTAGLTIVDFGNVTEKEPNINLIQEINSETYHQLLTRYLS comes from the exons ATGAAGTTTGAGAACAAACTACAAGAAATCTGGATCTTTGGTCTGATAATTTTGGCTGCAGTATCGGCAATTAG tcAACCACCCACCGAATGCGGTAACAGATATGGAATACAACCGACTAGAGAAATGATCGTCGACATGGACGGTGTGGGAGACGATATTATTGGGCTTTGTATCGCACTGCGAGCAGAATCATTGGATGGTGGCCCTAAAGTAATTGCAATCACATGCGTGAATGGTAATACCTACGCACGTAATTGCGCCATGAACGTTTTGAAAACactgaaattattcaacagaCTCGAT ATTCCAGTCTACGTTGGTGCAGAACACCCCATACTGTTACCATATTACAAGAACATTTCGTTCTACGGTAGAGATGGCCTGAACGATTTTCACTACCCCGATCCTCCATCGCCAAGTTTGATAAAAAACACAAACGCTGtgatcgcgatgatcgacatcGTTAGAAGGAACCCAG GCAAAGTAACGATCGTAGCGATGGCACCGCTGACGAACATTGCGATAGCGATCAGGTTGTATCCGAATTTGCTCCTAGATGCTCAGCAAGTGCTTGTTATGGGTGGTGCCACAAATGGCCATGGGAATATAATCCCCGGTGTCGACGCAAACTCATATGCCGATCCGGCAGCAGGCTACGTGCTTTTTAACGGCGCCTGCAAGTCAAACCCCATCCATTTGGTACCGCTAGAAACGACCATCGCAGTTCGCGTTAGGATG GATTTCAGACTGGCTTTGACAACCAAGAAGAATCCAATAGGGTGGCTAATCGATAACGCGGAAGGTTCAGCTTTGGATCGAAATGCTGAATATTGGTTTTGTCCCGACGCTGTCGCTATGGTTGTAGCGACGACCTTGGGTTGTATCGTCACAAAATCGGCATATTATCACATGGAGGCGATTTACGAGGGTGAAAGAACAGCGGGATTGACCATTGTAGACTTTGGAAATGTCACCGAAAAAGAACCAAATATCAATCTCATTCAGGAGATCAATAGCGAAACGTACCACCAATTGCTGACCAGATATTTGAGTTGA